The following proteins are co-located in the Vigna angularis cultivar LongXiaoDou No.4 chromosome 2, ASM1680809v1, whole genome shotgun sequence genome:
- the LOC108322440 gene encoding ABC transporter B family member 1, whose product MSKDSEEIKTIEQWKWSEMQGLELVPDAATSQQQQDQVPREMETAREQPNKDAAAAAAVTVNGGSIGGEKAESVPSVGFGELFRFADGLDYVLMGIGTVGAVVHGCSLPIFLRFFADLVNSFGSNANDVDKMTQEVVKYAFYFLVVGAAIWASSWAEISCWMWSGERQSTKMRIKYLETALNQDIQFFDTDVRTSDVVFAINSDAVMVQDAISEKLGNFIHYMATFVSGFVVGFTAVWQLALVTLAVVPMIAVIGGIHTTTLAKLSGKSQEALAQAGNIVEQTVAQIRVVLAFVGESRALQAYSSALRVAQKLGYKTGFAKGMGLGATYFVVFCCYALLLWYGGYLVRHHATNGGLAIATMFAVMIGGLGLGQSAPSMAAFTKARVAAAKIFRIIDHKPSIDRNSESGIELETVTGLVELKNVDFSYPSRPEVRILNDFSLNVPAGKTIALVGSSGSGKSTVVSLIERFYDPTSGQVLLDGHDIKTLKLRWLRQQIGLVSQEPALFATTIRENILLGRPDANQVEIEEAARVANAHSFIIKLPEGYETQVGERGLQLSGGQKQRIAIARAMLKNPAILLLDEATSALDSESEKLVQEALDRFMIGRTTLVIAHRLSTIRKADLVAVLQQGSVSEIGTHDELFSKGENGVYAKLIKMQEMAHETAMSNARKSSARPSSARNSVSSPIIARNSSYGRSPYSRRLSDFSTSDFSLSLDASHSNYRLEKLAFKEQASSFWRLAKMNSPEWLYALIGSIGSVICGSLSAFFAYVLSAVLSVYYNPDHRYMIREIEKYCYLLIGLSSTALLFNTLQHFFWDIVGENLTKRVREKMLTAVLKNEMAWFDQEENESARIAARLALDANNVRSAIGDRISVIVQNTALMLVACTAGFVLQWRLALVLVAVFPIVVAATVLQKMFMTGFSGDLEAAHAKATQLAGEAIANVRTVAAFNSERKIVGLFTSNLQAPLKRCFWKGQISGSGYGVAQFALYASYALGLWYASWLVKHGISDFSKTIRVFMVLMVSANGAAETLTLAPDFIKGGRAMKSVFELLDRRTEIEPDDQDATPFPDRLRGEVELKHVDFFYPTRPDMPVFRDLSLRARAGKTLALVGPSGCGKSSVIALIQRFYDPTSGRVMIDGKDIRKYNLKSLRRHISVVPQEPCLFATTIYENIAYGHESASEAEIIEAATLANAHKFISALPDGYKTFVGERGVQLSGGQKQRIAVARAFVRKAELMLLDEATSALDAESERSVQEALDRASSGKTTIIVAHRLSTIRNANLIAVIDDGKVAEQGSHSQLLKNHPDGIYARMIQLQRFTHTQVIGMASGSSSSTRPKDDEREG is encoded by the exons ATGTCAAAAGATTCTGAGGAGATAAAAACCATAGAGCAGTGGAAATGGTCAGAAATGCAAGGCCTTGAGCTTGTTCCTGATGCTGCAActtcacaacaacaacaagaccAAGTTCCAAGGGAAATGGAGACTGCTCGTGAACAACCCAACAAAgatgctgctgctgctgctgcggTTACTGTGAACGGTGGTTCCATTGGTGGGGAGAAGGCAGAGAGTGTTCCCTCTGTTGGGTTCGGAGAGCTTTTCAGATTCGCTGATGGGTTGGATTATGTTCTCATGGGAATTGGAACGGTTGGAGCAGTTGTGCACGGCTGTTCACTGCCTATATTTCTTCGCTTCTTTGCGGATCTTGTCAATTCCTTTGGCTCCAATGCTAATGATGTGGACAAGATGACTCAGGAAGTGGTTAAG TATGCATTTTACTTCCTGGTGGTGGGGGCTGCAATATGGGCATCATCCTGGGCAG AGATTTCGTGTTGGATGTGGAGTGGGGAGCGTCAATCCACCAAGATGAGAATCAAGTATCTGGAGACTGCGTTGAACCAGGACATTCAGTTCTTCGATACCGATGTGCGGACTTCCGATGTTGTTTTCGCCATCAACAGCGATGCTGTCATGGTCCAGGATGCCATTAGTGAGAAG TTGGGGAATTTCATCCACTACATGGCTACGTTTGTTTCTGGCTTTGTTGTGGGTTTCACTGCTGTGTGGCAATTGGCTCTGGTCACTCTTGCTGTTGTTCCTATGATAGCTGTGATTGGAGGCATTCACACCACCACCTTGGCCAAGCTCTCTGGCAAGAGCCAGGAAGCTCTCGCTCAAGCTGGCAACATTGTGGAACAG ACGGTTGCACAAATCCGAGTGGTGCTGGCCTTCGTTGGGGAGTCCAGAGCATTACAGGCCTATTCATCAGCCTTGAGGGTTGCACAGAAGCTTGGTTACAAAACTGGGTTCGCAAAGGGAATGGGATTGGGGGCCACCTACTTTGTTGTTTTCTGCTGTTATGCGCTTCTGCTATGGTATGGAGGTTATCTTGTTAGGCACCATGCCACCAATGGAGGACTTGCCATTGCAACCATGTTTGCTGTTATGATCGGTGGATT GGGTTTGGGGCAATCTGCACCAAGCATGGCTGCATTTACGAAGGCCAGAGTAGCTGCTGCAAAGATTTTCCGTATAATTGATCACAAGCCGAGTATTGATCGAAATAGCGAATCTGGCATTGAACTAGAGACTGTTACTGGACTTGTGGAACTGAAAAATGTAGACTTTTCTTACCCATCTAGGCCAGAGGTTCGGATTCTCAATGATTTCTCCTTGAATGTGCCTGCTGGCAAAACCATAGCTCTCGTGGGTAGCAGCGGCTCTGGTAAGAGCACTGTTGTCTCCCTCATTGAGAGATTCTATGACCCAACTTCAG GACAAGTTCTATTAGATGGGCATGACATTAAAACTTTGAAGCTTAGATGGTTGAGGCAGCAGATAGGATTAGTGAGCCAAGAGCCAGCTTTGTTTGCAACCACAATACGAGAAAATATACTGTTGGGTAGGCCTGATGCAAACCAGGTTGAGATTGAAGAAGCTGCTAGGGTTGCTAATGCGCATTCCTTCATCATTAAACTTCCTGAAGGCTATGAAACCCAG GTCGGAGAAAGAGGGCTGCAACTTTCTGGAGGGCAAAAACAGAGAATAGCAATAGCAAGGGCAATGCTGAAAAACCCTGCAATTCTTCTCCTAGATGAAGCAACAAGTGCATTGGACTCAGAGTCAGAAAAACTGGTGCAAGAAGCCCTTGACCGGTTCATGATTGGCAGAACAACTCTTGTCATTGCCCATCGCCTCTCCACAATTCGCAAAGCTGATCTTGTTGCTGTTCTTCAGCAAGGAAGTGTTTCTGAAATTGGAACTCATGATGAGCTGTTCTCAAAAGGTGAAAATGGAGTCTATGCCAAGCTTATAAAGATGCAGGAGATGGCTCATGAAACTGCCATGAGTAATGCCAGAAAGAGCAGTGCAAG GCCTTCAAGTGCCAGAAACTCTGTCAGCTCACCAATAATTGCTAGGAATTCTTCTTACGGACGGTCACCATACTCGCGTAGGCTGTCTGATTTCTCTACATCTGATTTTAGTCTCTCCCTAGATGCATCACATTCAAATTACAGGCTTGAAAAGCTGGCTTTCAAGGAGCAAGCTAGTTCCTTCTGGAGACTTGCAAAAATGAACTCTCCCGAATGGCTTTATGCTTTGATTGGCTCCATAGGATCTGTTATTTGTGGATCTCTCAGTGCCTTCTTTGCTTATGTTCTTAGTGCTGTCCTCAGTGTGTACTACAATCCAGACCACAGATACATGATCCGTGAAATAGAAAAGTACTGTTACTTGTTGATTGGACTTTCATCAACCGCACTTCTCTTCAACACACTGCAACATTTCTTCTGGGACATTGTTGGGGAAAATCTTACCAAACGTGTGAGGGAGAAAATGCTTACGGCGGTGCTAAAAAATGAAATGGCGTGGTTTGATCAGGAGGAAAATGAGAGTGCCAGGATTGCCGCAAGGCTGGCTCTTGATGCCAACAATGTCAGATCAGCCATTGGAGATCGAATTTCAGTAATTGTGCAGAACACTGCACTTATGCTAGTTGCCTGTACTGCAGGCTTTGTGTTGCAGTGGCGCCTTGCCCTTGTCCTCGTAGCTGTCTTCCCTATTGTTGTTGCAGCCACTGTTTTGCAG AAAATGTTCATGACTGGTTTCTCTGGTGACCTGGAAGCTGCTCATGCGAAGGCTACACAACTAGCAGGAGAAGCTATAGCCAATGTAAGGACTGTTGCAGCCTTCAATTCAGAAAGAAAAATTGTGGGTCTTTTCACCTCCAATCTCCAGGCTCCACTAAAGCGTTGCTTTTGGAAGGGACAAATTTCTGGAAGTGGATATGGTGTAGCTCAGTTTGCACTTTATGCTTCCTATGCACTTGGTCTTTGGTATGCTTCTTGGCTAGTGAAGCATGGCATCTCTGACTTCTCTAAAACAATCCGAGTTTTTATGGTCCTAATGGTTTCTGCAAACGGTGCTGCTGAAACTTTAACACTTGCTCCTGACTTTATCAAAGGAGGCCGAGCCATGAAGTCAGTCTTTGAACTCCTTGACCGTAGGACTGAAATTGAACCCGATGATCAAGATGCCACTCCTTTTCCTGATCGTCTCCGTGGTGAAGTTGAACTTAAGCATGTAGATTTCTTCTATCCAACTCGCCCTGACATGCCAGTTTTTCGAGACCTCAGTCTTCGTGCAAGGGCTGGCAAAACTCTTGCCCTTGTAGGACCTAGTGGCTGTGGTAAGAGCTCAGTTATTGCACTTATACAGAGATTCTATGATCCAACATCTGGTCGGGTCATGATTGATGGCAAGGACATAAGGAAATACAATCTGAAGTCCTTAAGAAGGCACATTTCAGTGGTACCTCAGGAGCCATGCTTGTTTGCTACTACAATTTATGAAAACATTGCTTATGGGCATGAGTCAGCCAGTGAAGCTGAGATAATTGAAGCTGCAACTCTTGCCAATGCACACAAGTTCATATCTGCTTTGCCTGATGGATACAAAACATTTGTTGGGGAGAGAGGTGTTCAGCTATCCGGAGGACAAAAGCAAAGAATAGCAGTAGCTCGAGCTTTTGTGAGGAAAGCTGAGCTTATGCTTCTTGATGAGGCCACAAGTGCACTTGATGCTGAATCTGAGAGGTCGGTTCAGGAGGCTCTAGACCGTGCCTCCTCTGGAAAAACAACCATCATCGTTGCACACAGGCTATCAACTATAAGGAATGCCAATCTGATTGCTGTGATTGATGATGGCAAAGTGGCTGAGCAAGGCTCCCATTCACAGTTGTTGAAAAATCACCCCGATGGGATTTATGCACGCATGATTCAGTTGCAAAGGTTCACACACACCCAAGTCATTGGAATGGCCTCAGGTTCAAGTTCTTCAACAAGACCAAAAGATGATGAAAGAGAAGGCTAG